One window of the Primulina eburnea isolate SZY01 chromosome 18, ASM2296580v1, whole genome shotgun sequence genome contains the following:
- the LOC140819649 gene encoding cytochrome P450 81Q32-like, which translates to MNQSPQTFVFPEMNTQFSLVLYIPLILTVYVFTIHFLNKIRNFPPSPAVNLPIFGHLHLLKKPLHRSLAKISDKFGPIIFLQFGSRRVLLVSSPSAAEECFTKNDIIFANRPRLLAGKYTGYDYTSLAWSSYGDYWRNIRKISSIELLSTHKLQMLHGIRADEVRSMIRRLLHLSGDGKHAVDMKSVFSETAMNVMMRMIAGKRYYGEKVEEAEQAKRFRDIVSETFRNGGAYNMGDFLPLLRWVGAVGGEKKLVELHKRRDSFMQELVEECKERMKNNGGDEGKKKTMIEMLLGLEEEEPQYYSDQIIKSLMLNLLAAGTDTSAATSEWALSLLLNHPQVLKKAQMEIEKHVGHERLVDESDISNLPYLRCIINETMRLYPVAPLLVPHESSDKCTVGGYHIPKKTMLLVNVWAIHNDTKDWEEPRKFKPERFEGVEGSREVFKLMTFGSGRRGCPGEGLALRMVGLGLGSMIQCFEWERIGETLVDMSEGTGGTMPKARPLLAYCKARSFVPKLLS; encoded by the exons ATGAATCAATCTCCACAAACCTTCGTCTTCCCCGAAATGAATACTCAGTTTTCCTTAGTTCTGTACATTCCACTGATTCTTACCGTCTACGTCTTCACCATACATTTTCTCAACAAAATTAGAAACTTCCCACCCTCTCCCGCCGTCAATCTACCCATTTTCGGCCATCTCCACCTCCTGAAGAAGCCCCTCCACCGATCTCTTGCCAAGATTTCCGATAAATTTGGCCCGATAATTTTCCTGCAGTTTGGCTCCCGCCGTGTACTCCTTGTGTCCTCACCTTCAGCCGCGGAGGAATGTTTCACCAAAAACGACATCATCTTCGCCAACCGCCCTCGTTTACTCGCCGGGAAATATACAGGCTACGACTACACTTCTTTGGCCTGGAGTTCATACGGAGACTACTGGAGGAACATCCGAAAAATTTCATCCATCGAGTTACTGTCAACGCACAAGCTTCAGATGCTTCATGGGATCCGAGCCGACGAGGTGAGATCCATGATCCGTCGGCTGCTTCATCTCTCCGGTGACGGAAAACATGCTGTAGACATGAAGAGCGTCTTCTCCGAGACGGCGATGAACGTGATGATGAGGATGATTGCTGGGAAGAGGTACTACGGCGAAAAAGTCGAGGAGGCGGAGCAGGCTAAGCGTTTCAGGGATATCGTGTCCGAAACATTCCGGAACGGTGGCGCATACAATATGGGGGATTTCCTGCCGTTGTTGAGATGGGTCGGGGCAGTCGGGGGGGAGAAGAAGTTGGTGGAACTGCATAAGAGAAGGGATTCGTTTATGCAAGAACTGGTGGAAGAATGCAAGGAAAGAATGAAGAATAATGGCGGAGACGAAGGGAAGAAGAAGACGATGATTGAAATGCTATTGGgactcgaggaggaggaaccACAGTATTATTCTGATCAGATTATTAAAAGCCTAATGCTG AATTTGTTGGCTGCTGGGACAGATACTTCAGCTGCAACAAGTGAATGGGCTCTATCACTTCTGCTAAACCATCCACAAGTCTTGAAAAAAGCACAGATGGAAATCGAAAAACACGTTGGACACGAACGCTTGGTTGACGAGTCGGACATATCTAACCTCCCTTACCTACGTTGCATCATAAATGAAACCATGCGACTGTACCCTGTTGCCCCTTTGCTCGTCCCTCACGAATCATCTGACAAATGCACGGTCGGAGGCTATCACATCCCGAAAAAGACGATGCTTCTAGTGAACGTATGGGCAATACATAATGATACCAAAGATTGGGAGGAACCAAGGAAATTCAAGCCCGAGAGATTTGAAGGGGTGGAGGGAAGCAGGGAAGTGTTCAAGTTAATGACGTTTGGATCCGGAAGGAGAGGGTGTCCCGGGGAAGGATTGGCGTTGCGTATGGTGGGATTGGGATTGGGATCTATGATCCAGTGTTTTGAATGGGAAAGGATTGGGGAGACTCTAGTTGACATGAGTGAAGGAACTGGAGGGACCATGCCTAAAGCACGACCGTTGTTAGCCTACTGTAAGGCTCGTTCCTTTGTGCCAAAGCTTTTGTCTTGA
- the LOC140819075 gene encoding cytochrome P450 81Q32-like, translated as MNQSPQTFVFPEMNTQFSLVLYIPLILTVYVFTIHFLNKIRNFPPSPAVNLPIFGHLHLLKKPLHRSLAKISDKFGPIIFLQFGSRRVLLVSSPSAAEECFTKNDIIFANRPRLLAGKYTGYDYTSLAWSSYGDYWRNIRKISSIELLSTHKLQMLHGIRADEVRSMIRRLLHLSGDGKHAVDMKSVFSETAMNVMMRMIAGKRYYGEKVEEAEQAKRFRDIVSETFRNGGAYNMGDFLPLLRWVGAVGGEKKLVELHKRRDSFMQELVEECKERMKNNGGDEGKKKTMIEMLLGLEEEEPQYYSDQIIKSLMLVTRVLWI; from the coding sequence ATGAATCAATCTCCACAAACCTTCGTCTTCCCCGAAATGAATACTCAGTTTTCCTTAGTTCTGTACATTCCACTGATTCTTACCGTCTACGTCTTCACCATACATTTTCTCAACAAAATTAGAAACTTCCCACCCTCTCCCGCCGTCAATCTACCCATTTTCGGCCATCTCCACCTCCTGAAGAAGCCCCTCCACCGATCTCTTGCCAAGATTTCCGATAAATTTGGCCCGATAATTTTCCTGCAGTTTGGCTCCCGCCGTGTACTCCTTGTGTCCTCACCTTCAGCCGCGGAGGAATGTTTCACCAAAAACGACATCATCTTCGCCAACCGCCCTCGTTTACTCGCCGGGAAATATACAGGCTACGACTACACTTCTTTGGCCTGGAGTTCATACGGAGACTACTGGAGGAACATCCGAAAAATTTCATCCATCGAGCTATTGTCAACGCACAAGCTTCAGATGCTTCATGGGATCCGAGCCGACGAGGTGAGATCCATGATCCGTCGGCTGCTTCATCTCTCCGGTGACGGAAAACATGCTGTAGACATGAAGAGCGTCTTCTCCGAGACGGCGATGAACGTGATGATGAGGATGATTGCTGGGAAGAGGTACTACGGCGAAAAAGTCGAGGAGGCGGAGCAGGCTAAGCGTTTCAGGGATATCGTGTCCGAAACATTCCGGAACGGTGGCGCATACAATATGGGGGATTTCCTGCCGTTGTTGAGATGGGTCGGGGCAGTCGGGGGGGAGAAGAAGTTGGTGGAACTGCATAAGAGAAGGGATTCGTTTATGCAAGAACTGGTGGAAGAATGCAAGGAAAGAATGAAGAATAATGGCGGAGACGAAGGGAAGAAGAAGACGATGATTGAAATGCTATTGGgactcgaggaggaggaaccACAGTATTATTCTGATCAGATTATTAAAAGCCTAATGCTGGTAACTCGTGTTCTTTGGATATAA